The Calditrichota bacterium genome includes a window with the following:
- a CDS encoding HEAT repeat domain-containing protein translates to MGLFEPNVEKLKAKRNSKALIKALESKSTEVQIKAARALGDLYVKTAVDALLVALTDWNDDVQIAAAEALGKIGKEKAIKPLIYALKEKNPRLKKTIIFALGEIGFDAIQPLIELLNESEGKMQEHVINAIIELGESARKSIKLKLFDHKTENRPTLLKVFAKIGDKESIDILLDILNTDPEYDMQKAAAQHLVDLGEAAVPKLLETAMHPDSDLQLMLVILSQIGDKRCREFFIENMQSSNARIRMMCANGLDKSGWRPRKNEIGVWYLIAKQQWPKLVDLGPVSITPLGKVIDDKDDTIRNAALETIARVGQKGSDILIESLNDKHAESRLQAAAALGKLYERNAIPALSKCLSDVDARVRRAAVESLGKIEDEECINPIIMALKDDDANVRKTAIRYVSHFNDPRALELFIPMLGDPVPVVSQEVVKALLIVGSSAFDALVDALETSNTITKRYAATTLGLIKDIRAVPPLIAQLSNNNWVVRRAVVAALGELDDKRALTALLSMLEDGRDEVALAASKALANIGAPAVSGLLSYLIGRKKNQYAILALKDMKSESIKPLLNSLRHDNTQVRSTVVKVLDLIDWKPAKDEQGAAYWIAKQEWDKSVEIGEQAVEPLIDVLTTDEMWHRKAAAENLGKLKDDKAVDYLIQTLSDKYWNVREASMRSLVKMGRKAVEPLINAMLTGNKNAFESITATLANIGDKRAVQPLEYVLKDNRQFVRQAAVKALEKMDAINSNRRCQSCGKPVHKSLNQGDYCPFCNVRLTAKTKDEEVSVA, encoded by the coding sequence ATGGGTTTATTTGAGCCAAATGTTGAAAAGCTAAAAGCAAAGCGCAATTCTAAAGCTTTAATCAAAGCACTGGAAAGTAAATCTACAGAAGTCCAGATTAAAGCGGCGCGTGCTTTAGGTGACCTATATGTAAAAACGGCCGTGGATGCTCTGCTTGTTGCATTAACGGATTGGAACGATGATGTACAGATTGCAGCCGCTGAAGCATTGGGGAAAATTGGTAAAGAAAAAGCCATAAAACCTCTTATTTATGCCCTTAAAGAAAAAAATCCACGTTTAAAAAAGACAATAATTTTTGCCCTTGGTGAGATTGGATTTGATGCCATTCAACCTTTGATTGAGTTGCTAAATGAATCTGAAGGAAAAATGCAGGAGCATGTAATAAATGCCATTATTGAATTGGGTGAATCAGCTCGCAAATCAATCAAATTAAAACTGTTCGATCATAAAACAGAAAACCGTCCCACATTGCTCAAAGTTTTTGCAAAAATCGGGGATAAGGAATCGATTGATATTTTATTAGATATTTTAAATACCGACCCGGAATATGATATGCAAAAAGCTGCTGCCCAGCATCTTGTAGATCTTGGCGAAGCAGCAGTGCCAAAACTTTTAGAAACGGCTATGCATCCCGATAGTGACCTGCAATTAATGTTGGTTATTCTCAGTCAGATTGGAGATAAACGGTGCCGGGAGTTCTTTATTGAAAATATGCAAAGTTCCAATGCTCGTATTAGAATGATGTGTGCAAATGGCCTGGATAAATCCGGTTGGCGACCCAGGAAAAATGAAATAGGCGTTTGGTATTTAATTGCCAAACAACAATGGCCAAAGCTGGTTGATTTAGGTCCGGTTTCGATAACCCCACTTGGGAAGGTTATAGATGATAAGGATGATACTATCCGAAATGCTGCTCTTGAAACCATTGCGCGTGTGGGGCAAAAAGGCAGCGACATCTTAATAGAATCCCTAAATGACAAACATGCCGAGAGCCGTTTACAAGCTGCAGCGGCACTTGGGAAATTGTATGAAAGAAATGCAATACCTGCTTTAAGCAAGTGCTTGAGCGATGTGGATGCAAGGGTCCGCCGGGCAGCTGTAGAATCCTTGGGTAAGATCGAAGATGAGGAGTGTATTAATCCGATAATTATGGCTTTAAAGGATGATGATGCCAATGTCAGAAAGACAGCCATCCGTTATGTAAGCCATTTTAATGATCCGCGGGCTCTGGAGCTTTTTATCCCAATGCTAGGCGACCCTGTTCCTGTAGTTTCTCAGGAAGTAGTTAAAGCCTTGCTTATTGTTGGCAGCAGCGCGTTTGATGCACTGGTTGATGCATTGGAAACCTCAAATACAATCACAAAAAGATATGCTGCTACAACACTTGGACTTATAAAAGACATAAGAGCAGTACCACCGTTAATTGCCCAATTAAGCAACAACAACTGGGTTGTTCGCCGGGCAGTAGTTGCGGCTTTGGGTGAACTGGATGATAAACGGGCTTTAACTGCTTTGTTAAGTATGCTGGAAGATGGCAGGGATGAAGTTGCGTTGGCTGCATCTAAAGCTTTAGCGAACATTGGAGCTCCTGCTGTTTCCGGATTATTATCATACCTTATTGGACGTAAGAAAAATCAATATGCTATTTTAGCCCTTAAAGATATGAAGAGTGAATCGATAAAACCGCTTTTAAACTCTTTGCGCCATGATAATACCCAAGTTCGTAGTACGGTTGTAAAAGTATTGGATTTGATTGACTGGAAACCGGCAAAAGATGAACAGGGCGCTGCATATTGGATTGCCAAACAGGAATGGGATAAAAGCGTTGAGATTGGTGAACAGGCTGTAGAACCGTTGATTGATGTTCTTACAACGGATGAAATGTGGCACCGAAAAGCTGCTGCGGAAAATCTCGGTAAACTAAAAGATGATAAAGCAGTTGACTACCTGATCCAGACATTGAGTGATAAATATTGGAATGTCCGCGAAGCCTCAATGCGATCACTTGTAAAAATGGGGCGCAAAGCTGTGGAGCCGTTAATAAATGCAATGTTGACGGGCAATAAAAATGCATTTGAAAGTATTACAGCTACTTTGGCAAATATCGGGGATAAGCGGGCTGTGCAACCTTTAGAGTATGTTTTGAAAGACAACCGTCAGTTTGTTAGGCAGGCAGCAGTTAAAGCCCTCGAAAAAATGGATGCGATAAATTCAAACCGGCGTTGCCAAAGCTGTGGTAAACCGGTTCATAAAAGTTTAAATCAGGGTGATTATTGCCCATTTTGTAATGTTCGTTTAACAGCGAAAACAAAAGATGAAGAGGTCAGTGTAGCATAA
- a CDS encoding class I SAM-dependent methyltransferase: MKNIIKKILQSGKNTNLELDEFTQRILCTVPGMLETGNLESFEYVAKHLSSKKPVLEIGSFCGLSFILLRYFLDKNNKPNKIFTCDDWSYEGFFDKNPSGIQDGDLEAYMEIVGGNKNIRRENYVRFTKSQFKNNALFFSSHNMPASFHLSSNLFFSYWKEGSAMRDIFGNESRLGGPLSFVYIDGDHSYEQCRKDFQNADIFLGHGGFLLLDDSADGGIFGSSQVAKEVEAHSDYELIMKNPNYLFKKVK, encoded by the coding sequence TTGAAGAATATTATAAAAAAAATCCTGCAAAGTGGAAAAAATACAAATCTTGAGTTGGATGAGTTTACTCAGAGGATTTTGTGTACCGTTCCAGGTATGCTGGAAACGGGGAACCTGGAAAGTTTTGAATATGTTGCCAAACATCTTTCATCTAAAAAGCCGGTTTTAGAGATTGGTTCTTTTTGCGGTCTTAGTTTTATCCTTCTTCGTTATTTTCTCGATAAAAATAATAAGCCTAATAAAATTTTTACCTGCGATGATTGGAGTTATGAAGGTTTTTTTGATAAGAATCCATCAGGAATTCAAGATGGCGATCTTGAGGCATATATGGAAATTGTTGGAGGGAACAAAAATATCAGACGTGAAAATTACGTCCGTTTTACAAAAAGCCAATTTAAAAACAATGCCTTGTTCTTCAGCTCTCATAATATGCCGGCGAGCTTTCATTTATCATCAAACCTGTTTTTTAGTTATTGGAAAGAAGGTTCGGCAATGCGCGATATTTTTGGCAATGAGAGCCGCTTAGGTGGGCCATTGTCATTTGTTTATATCGATGGTGATCATAGCTATGAACAATGCCGGAAAGATTTTCAAAATGCTGATATATTTCTTGGACACGGTGGTTTTTTACTATTAGATGATTCAGCTGATGGAGGTATTTTTGGAAGTTCGCAAGTTGCAAAAGAAGTTGAGGCGCACTCTGATTATGAATTAATTATGAAAAACCCAAACTACCTTTTTAAAAAAGTTAAATAA
- a CDS encoding carbohydrate binding family 9 domain-containing protein produces the protein MHISKLIIFSLLIFNISFSQTDNHLKITRINSPVNIDGKINEQEWLNVKPVKMVMFLPTFNQAPTEQTEVRLVYDDEFLYVAANLNDQSPDKIQITSNKRDAWNLSNDIFGIMIDTFNDKENGLCFYTNPAGSRWDFTVYNDASGGFPVNISWNTFWEVESSIDENGWNVEMRIPLNSLRFNENEGKVTMGIIPWRWIARKNESSIYPAIPNKWGWWSQIKPSQAKEIVLEGVQSKNPLYIAPYISGGLSNDNDLNDAETKYVRDNNFKSDIGLDIKYGITSNLTMDLTINTDFAQVEADDQQINLTRFSLFFPEKRLFFQERAAIFDFQFGGPNRLFYSRRIGLDDEGIQVPIIGGARLIGRIGQWDLGFLDMQTSKSDSLPSENFGVLRLRRQVINDNSFVGALLTNRYGKNGDLNSAVGIDGIFRVSEDDYFSVSMAHTYETDAGNEIGTLDQMRFLTFWEKRRFDGFNYELSYSFEGENYRPGMGFSTREDYSRIGGDLGYGWIMDEKSWLQRHNVSVNYAAYQRNSDKSIETAESELEWNIIWKNGFNGSFSVQMNYEDITDTLEFSDDAEIIPGSYDFYNFSAGLESPSGELIGANTGFTIGRFYDGTQLSFGIEPRWNISADFSLGLGYEFNKLDFSKRNQDFTAHILRLRSSLSLSTSLSLSGFVQYNSAANLSITNARLRYNPAEGNDLYIVYNEDFNSKRRRELPYLPRFNNRTLLLKYTYTFVN, from the coding sequence ATGCATATATCTAAACTGATAATTTTCTCGCTTTTAATTTTCAATATTTCTTTTAGCCAAACAGATAACCATTTAAAAATTACTCGCATAAATAGCCCGGTTAATATTGATGGGAAAATCAACGAGCAAGAATGGCTGAATGTTAAGCCTGTTAAAATGGTAATGTTTTTACCGACATTTAACCAAGCCCCGACTGAGCAAACTGAAGTACGACTCGTTTATGATGATGAATTTCTATATGTCGCAGCAAACCTTAATGATCAATCGCCGGATAAGATTCAAATTACTTCTAATAAACGCGATGCCTGGAATTTAAGCAATGATATTTTTGGGATTATGATTGATACTTTTAATGATAAAGAAAATGGGCTTTGCTTTTATACAAATCCTGCCGGCAGCCGTTGGGATTTTACCGTTTATAATGATGCAAGTGGCGGATTTCCTGTCAATATTTCGTGGAATACTTTTTGGGAGGTTGAATCTTCAATTGATGAAAACGGTTGGAATGTTGAAATGCGTATACCTTTAAACAGCTTGCGTTTTAATGAAAATGAAGGCAAGGTTACCATGGGCATTATTCCCTGGCGTTGGATTGCCCGCAAAAATGAATCTTCAATCTATCCGGCAATACCAAATAAGTGGGGTTGGTGGAGCCAAATAAAACCTTCACAGGCTAAGGAAATTGTTTTAGAGGGAGTTCAAAGTAAAAATCCATTGTACATAGCACCATATATTTCCGGCGGTTTATCTAACGACAATGATTTAAATGATGCTGAAACCAAATATGTTCGCGATAACAATTTTAAATCGGATATAGGTCTTGATATAAAATATGGAATTACAAGTAACCTGACGATGGATTTAACCATAAATACAGATTTTGCACAGGTTGAAGCTGATGATCAACAAATTAACCTAACCCGTTTTTCTCTCTTTTTTCCTGAGAAAAGATTGTTTTTTCAGGAACGGGCTGCCATTTTTGATTTCCAATTTGGCGGTCCCAATCGTTTGTTTTATAGCAGAAGGATTGGTTTGGACGATGAGGGTATACAAGTCCCAATAATCGGAGGGGCAAGGTTGATAGGCCGTATTGGCCAATGGGATTTAGGATTCCTGGATATGCAGACATCAAAATCGGATTCGCTGCCATCGGAGAATTTTGGTGTTTTGCGCTTGCGGCGGCAGGTTATTAATGACAATTCTTTTGTTGGAGCATTGCTCACAAACCGCTACGGGAAAAATGGAGACTTAAATTCCGCAGTTGGTATCGACGGCATATTTAGAGTTTCTGAGGATGATTACTTTAGTGTTTCAATGGCACATACATATGAGACTGATGCAGGTAATGAAATTGGAACATTGGATCAAATGCGCTTTCTTACTTTCTGGGAAAAACGCAGGTTTGATGGATTTAATTATGAACTTTCATATAGTTTTGAGGGGGAAAATTATCGTCCCGGCATGGGATTCAGCACCAGGGAAGATTATTCCAGGATTGGTGGTGATTTAGGATATGGCTGGATTATGGATGAAAAAAGCTGGTTGCAAAGACATAATGTCTCTGTAAACTATGCAGCTTATCAGCGGAATAGCGATAAATCTATTGAAACAGCTGAATCCGAATTGGAATGGAATATAATTTGGAAAAATGGTTTTAATGGATCTTTTTCGGTGCAAATGAACTATGAAGATATTACAGATACTCTGGAGTTTTCTGATGATGCAGAGATAATACCCGGGAGTTATGATTTCTATAATTTTTCCGCCGGACTTGAATCACCAAGCGGAGAGTTGATTGGAGCAAATACGGGATTTACTATTGGTCGTTTTTATGATGGAACCCAGCTCTCTTTTGGTATTGAGCCACGATGGAATATCTCTGCCGATTTTTCTCTTGGGTTGGGCTATGAGTTTAATAAATTGGATTTTTCAAAGCGGAACCAGGATTTTACAGCTCATATATTAAGGTTACGCTCATCACTTTCTTTATCGACATCTCTCTCTTTAAGTGGGTTTGTACAGTATAACAGCGCTGCAAACCTTTCCATAACAAATGCCCGTTTGCGTTATAATCCTGCTGAAGGGAACGACTTGTACATTGTTTATAACGAAGATTTTAATAGTAAACGTCGCCGCGAATTACCTTATTTACCTCGTTTTAATAACCGGACACTTTTATTAAAATACACTTATACATTTGTAAACTGA
- a CDS encoding Rrf2 family transcriptional regulator, with product MAASKKLSLAVKALYVIERHLNEPLSSNQIASELGVNPSKLRRILSLLVKSNLVESTQGTSGGFVLKRVPDTISLQEIYCSVEENKAFYLDVHDHEDCNSSSSKMNNFFYDLFADVQVAIENKMSQISLKDVVEKIDN from the coding sequence ATGGCAGCATCAAAAAAATTATCACTTGCAGTTAAAGCGCTTTATGTAATCGAGAGACATCTAAATGAACCTCTCTCCAGCAATCAGATTGCATCTGAACTTGGTGTTAATCCGTCAAAATTACGCCGCATACTTTCCCTGCTTGTAAAAAGTAATCTTGTGGAAAGTACTCAGGGAACAAGTGGTGGGTTTGTTCTAAAACGAGTGCCGGACACAATTAGTTTGCAGGAAATATACTGCTCCGTTGAAGAAAATAAAGCATTTTATTTGGATGTACATGATCATGAAGATTGCAATAGCTCATCATCAAAAATGAATAATTTTTTTTATGATTTGTTTGCCGATGTTCAGGTAGCGATTGAAAATAAAATGAGCCAGATTAGTTTAAAAGATGTTGTAGAAAAAATTGACAATTAA
- a CDS encoding aldehyde dehydrogenase family protein: MDFLKTLGIQDKNFGCSTGLKWRDTADQGELKISSPATGEYIASVYQASEADYEEVVKTSQEAFKHWRTVPAPQRGEIVRQIGNKLREFKDPLGRLVSYEMGKSLQEGWGEVQEMIDICDFAVGQSRQLYGFTMQSERPSHRMYDQYQPLGPVVTISAFNFPVAVWAWNAMIAAVCGDTNIWKPASKVPLTAIACQNIIKDVLVENDIPEGVFSLIIGKGSTIGEKILHDKRIPLVSLTGSTPIGKHAGEVIGGRLGKYILELGGNNAIIMSPEANLEMALPSIVFGAVGTCGQRCTSTRRVIIHESIYDKVKDSLVKAYGGLKIGNPLDENNHVGPLIDKWAVEDMQAALRKAKEEGGTILIGGEVLEGEGYESGSYVNPAIVEAENHYEIVQEETFAPVLYLIKYSGDINDAIALQNGVVQGLSSSVFTNNMQEAETFLSPWGSDCGIANVNIGTSGAEIGGAFGGEKETGGGRESGSDAWKTYMRRQTNTINYGATLPLAQGIKFDI, encoded by the coding sequence ATGGATTTTCTTAAAACACTGGGTATCCAGGATAAAAATTTTGGCTGTTCAACAGGCCTTAAATGGCGTGATACAGCTGATCAGGGTGAGTTAAAAATTAGCTCTCCGGCCACGGGTGAATATATTGCTTCTGTTTACCAGGCTTCAGAGGCTGATTATGAAGAAGTAGTAAAAACATCTCAGGAAGCCTTTAAACACTGGAGAACAGTTCCAGCACCTCAGCGCGGTGAAATAGTTCGCCAGATTGGAAATAAATTGCGCGAATTTAAAGATCCGTTGGGTCGCCTTGTTTCTTATGAAATGGGCAAATCTTTACAAGAAGGTTGGGGTGAAGTGCAGGAAATGATTGACATTTGTGATTTCGCAGTTGGCCAGTCACGGCAGTTGTATGGTTTTACAATGCAATCAGAAAGACCAAGCCATAGAATGTATGATCAATATCAGCCACTTGGTCCGGTTGTTACTATTTCTGCTTTCAATTTTCCGGTTGCAGTTTGGGCCTGGAATGCTATGATTGCTGCAGTTTGTGGTGATACAAATATTTGGAAACCAGCTTCTAAAGTGCCTTTGACAGCCATTGCCTGCCAGAATATTATCAAAGATGTATTAGTAGAAAACGATATTCCTGAAGGAGTGTTCAGCCTGATAATTGGTAAAGGCTCTACAATTGGTGAGAAAATTTTACATGATAAACGCATTCCTTTGGTTTCGCTTACCGGATCAACACCAATTGGTAAACATGCCGGTGAAGTTATTGGTGGTCGCCTCGGCAAATATATTCTTGAACTTGGTGGTAACAATGCAATTATAATGTCACCGGAAGCGAATCTTGAAATGGCCTTACCATCGATAGTTTTTGGCGCGGTTGGAACTTGTGGACAACGTTGTACATCAACACGCCGTGTAATTATCCACGAATCGATTTATGATAAAGTAAAAGATTCATTGGTTAAAGCTTATGGTGGACTAAAAATTGGAAATCCATTGGATGAAAATAACCATGTTGGACCATTGATTGATAAATGGGCTGTTGAGGATATGCAGGCTGCGTTGAGAAAAGCTAAAGAAGAGGGCGGCACTATTCTTATTGGTGGCGAAGTTCTTGAAGGCGAAGGCTATGAATCCGGTAGTTATGTTAACCCGGCAATAGTAGAAGCTGAAAACCACTATGAAATCGTTCAGGAAGAAACTTTTGCTCCCGTATTATACTTGATAAAATACAGCGGCGATATCAATGATGCCATTGCATTACAAAATGGTGTTGTTCAAGGATTGTCTTCTTCTGTTTTTACAAATAATATGCAGGAAGCTGAAACTTTCCTTTCTCCATGGGGCAGTGATTGTGGTATAGCCAACGTCAATATCGGTACTTCCGGTGCTGAAATTGGTGGAGCATTTGGTGGTGAAAAAGAAACCGGTGGTGGACGTGAATCTGGTTCTGATGCATGGAAAACTTATATGCGGCGTCAGACAAACACCATAAACTATGGCGCTACTTTGCCATTAGCGCAAGGTATTAAGTTCGATATTTAA
- the lepB gene encoding signal peptidase I, with product MNQVVKNYSGFWIRVLSTSIDSVVISIPTTLGLILLSIITRQFVSSELFLQITLFIFLPTSILVGILYFAWFNAEGRQSFGKRYLGLNVVDKDFKSISLRTSFRRSIFIFVDSIFLSIGHLFSFFSKRNQTVHDIITKTYVVDSERKNRSVGKYFLILITTFTINYLNTFLLENYIEAYTIPTGSMANTVQVGDFIFVDQVAGDKYIPKPGDVVVFKYPVDNHYSYIKRCIATGGQTIEIRNKKVFIDGQPFPDEDFTKFVDKKTMPKTAKLSYAHIFQNMGSRDNFGPLTVPENHYFMMGDNRDNSLDSRYWGFVSQEEIEGKAGIIYFSWDYDYSIRWERIGILLK from the coding sequence GTGAATCAGGTTGTTAAGAACTATTCCGGATTTTGGATTAGGGTGTTAAGTACCTCCATAGATAGTGTTGTAATATCAATACCCACAACTTTGGGATTAATTTTATTGTCAATAATTACGCGCCAGTTTGTTTCATCGGAGCTTTTCTTACAAATCACACTTTTTATTTTTCTGCCAACCTCAATTCTTGTTGGCATTTTATATTTTGCATGGTTTAATGCTGAGGGCAGGCAAAGTTTTGGTAAAAGATATCTTGGACTTAATGTTGTAGATAAAGACTTTAAAAGCATTTCCTTGCGAACGAGCTTCAGAAGATCGATTTTTATATTTGTGGATTCAATTTTCCTTAGTATTGGGCATTTATTTAGTTTTTTCTCAAAAAGGAATCAGACGGTCCATGATATAATTACAAAAACTTATGTGGTTGATAGTGAACGAAAAAACAGATCTGTAGGAAAGTATTTTTTAATTCTCATTACTACTTTTACCATAAATTATTTAAATACGTTTTTGCTTGAAAATTATATTGAAGCCTATACCATACCAACAGGCTCTATGGCTAATACGGTGCAAGTTGGTGACTTTATTTTTGTAGATCAGGTTGCAGGCGACAAATATATTCCAAAGCCAGGTGATGTTGTTGTTTTTAAGTATCCTGTAGATAATCATTATTCATATATAAAAAGATGCATAGCAACAGGTGGGCAGACCATAGAAATAAGAAATAAAAAAGTTTTTATTGATGGCCAACCATTTCCCGATGAGGATTTCACTAAATTTGTTGATAAAAAAACCATGCCAAAAACAGCAAAATTAAGTTACGCTCATATTTTTCAGAATATGGGCAGCCGTGATAATTTTGGCCCGCTAACAGTTCCAGAAAATCATTATTTTATGATGGGTGATAACCGTGATAATAGCTTGGATAGTCGTTATTGGGGATTTGTCAGCCAGGAAGAAATAGAGGGAAAAGCCGGAATCATTTACTTCTCATGGGATTATGATTATTCAATTCGATGGGAAAGAATTGGAATACTTTTAAAGTAG
- a CDS encoding BamA/TamA family outer membrane protein, with protein sequence MVKLLLIFAFHNGEKLIAQQAENKIPAIRYESVIPGEEYAAGPVFRIFFGDHWRELWTTSIRVPVIDLQKFAGGLTPIKTGGGFQTKSLHFKGADGKFYKFRSINKDPQKVLPRDLRDTFAADIVQDQISTSHPISGKIVAPLLNAVGVLNATPSIIVLPDSPDLKEFRDDYKNLLGTIAENPKDETDPEMIFAGADKVVKLYKIFEKLDEDNDNQVNNAEFLKARLMDIFLGDWDRHFGQWKWARYKKGKKKIWQPIPRDRDQAFARYDGFFPWIATLAVGQIEGFDEDYNQMNDLTWAGRFLDRRILMSVNKTVWDSVTTFVQSRLTDELIEGAVKTIPESWFKKQGEFLINALKKRRDKLNEASLEFYKLISKYVQIKTSNKNEFASVKRLDDQRVHVAIYKRSKKTGNKKGKPFYDRVFHSDETADIRIYLQGGDDKAVVSGTVDESIEVKVIGGSGKDELIDSSLVEGYSLYVLPFSDAENKTFFYDDDDNTNFILNDGTTINRDKPKPLKKYVKGDRFNEKYEPPVRDWGHDWKPSIWFDLNRDDGLVLGGGPVLFRHGFRADPYVWRMSLKAGYATKTQKSRIEYDAKFTELIKNWLVSFNVGKNELAYSRFYGLGNERKLEYDPESNFYRIGAEFLHFGLSMQHDLNHNFNLEIKTSFRKTNELSGEKSILETDDFNGEEGTRQMSFALGLNYDSRDSENFAKDGFFIRTLASYAPDYVDNKNKFTKLKFDGRFYFTPENFPITFAQRVYAENIWGDYDIYDAAILGGTNILRGFSRERFSGDAAIMAGAEIKMPVAKLNIIIPGVLGFSAHAETGRVFYSKENSSDKWHPAAGSGVWVSYLQESLILNFTFSASKETKHIYLTTGFML encoded by the coding sequence GTGGTAAAACTGCTTTTGATTTTCGCCTTTCATAATGGTGAAAAATTAATTGCCCAACAAGCTGAAAATAAAATCCCGGCCATAAGGTATGAAAGTGTTATTCCCGGAGAGGAGTATGCTGCAGGCCCTGTTTTTAGAATTTTCTTTGGAGATCATTGGCGTGAATTATGGACAACCTCAATCAGGGTTCCGGTTATTGATTTGCAAAAGTTTGCCGGAGGATTAACACCGATAAAAACCGGTGGAGGTTTCCAGACAAAGTCACTTCATTTTAAAGGGGCTGATGGCAAATTTTATAAATTCCGGTCCATAAACAAAGACCCCCAAAAAGTTCTTCCTCGTGACTTAAGAGACACTTTCGCCGCAGATATAGTTCAGGATCAAATCAGCACATCACATCCAATTTCGGGAAAGATAGTAGCTCCATTATTAAATGCAGTTGGTGTGCTAAATGCAACCCCTTCAATTATTGTACTTCCCGATTCGCCAGATTTAAAAGAATTCCGGGATGATTATAAAAACTTACTGGGCACAATCGCCGAAAACCCAAAAGATGAAACGGATCCGGAGATGATATTTGCCGGCGCGGATAAAGTTGTAAAGCTGTACAAAATTTTTGAGAAGCTGGATGAGGATAATGATAACCAGGTAAATAATGCTGAATTTTTAAAAGCACGTTTAATGGATATTTTTCTTGGTGATTGGGACAGGCATTTTGGGCAATGGAAATGGGCGCGTTATAAAAAAGGTAAAAAGAAAATCTGGCAACCAATTCCTCGTGATCGCGACCAGGCTTTTGCCCGCTATGATGGTTTTTTCCCCTGGATAGCAACTTTGGCCGTGGGGCAAATAGAAGGCTTTGATGAGGATTATAACCAGATGAATGATTTAACCTGGGCCGGAAGGTTTTTAGACCGCCGTATTCTGATGTCCGTTAACAAAACGGTGTGGGATTCTGTGACGACTTTTGTACAGTCCCGTTTGACGGATGAATTAATTGAGGGAGCTGTTAAAACAATTCCAGAATCATGGTTTAAAAAACAGGGGGAATTTTTAATAAATGCCCTGAAAAAAAGGCGTGATAAACTTAATGAAGCATCCCTTGAGTTTTATAAATTAATTAGTAAATATGTCCAAATAAAAACAAGTAATAAAAATGAATTTGCTTCTGTAAAACGGCTGGATGATCAGCGTGTTCATGTGGCTATTTATAAGCGCAGCAAAAAAACTGGAAACAAAAAAGGAAAACCTTTTTATGATCGTGTTTTCCACAGCGATGAGACAGCAGATATTAGGATTTATCTGCAAGGTGGCGATGATAAAGCAGTTGTTTCAGGCACGGTTGATGAAAGTATTGAAGTAAAAGTAATTGGTGGAAGTGGAAAAGATGAATTAATTGATTCATCACTTGTTGAGGGTTATTCTCTTTATGTTTTGCCTTTTTCTGATGCTGAAAATAAAACATTTTTCTATGACGATGATGATAATACAAATTTCATATTAAATGATGGTACAACAATAAACAGAGACAAACCAAAACCATTAAAAAAATATGTAAAAGGTGATAGGTTTAATGAAAAATATGAGCCTCCTGTTCGTGATTGGGGGCATGACTGGAAACCATCAATCTGGTTTGATTTAAATCGCGATGATGGGCTTGTTCTTGGAGGTGGTCCCGTTTTATTTCGGCATGGTTTTAGAGCAGATCCATATGTTTGGAGAATGTCTTTAAAAGCAGGCTATGCAACAAAAACACAAAAATCAAGAATCGAATATGATGCTAAATTTACTGAACTGATAAAAAACTGGCTGGTCTCATTTAATGTGGGTAAGAATGAGTTAGCTTATTCACGATTTTATGGTTTAGGGAATGAGCGAAAACTGGAATACGACCCGGAAAGTAATTTTTATCGAATAGGTGCTGAATTTTTACACTTTGGTCTATCAATGCAACATGATTTAAACCATAATTTCAATTTGGAAATTAAAACCTCCTTCAGGAAAACAAATGAATTAAGCGGGGAAAAATCGATACTTGAAACTGATGATTTTAATGGTGAAGAGGGAACACGCCAGATGTCATTTGCTTTGGGATTGAATTATGATTCCCGTGACAGTGAAAACTTTGCCAAAGATGGTTTTTTTATAAGGACGCTGGCAAGCTATGCACCAGATTATGTTGATAACAAAAATAAATTTACAAAACTTAAGTTTGATGGCCGCTTTTACTTTACACCTGAGAATTTTCCAATAACTTTTGCCCAGAGAGTTTATGCGGAAAATATCTGGGGTGATTATGATATTTATGATGCTGCAATTTTAGGTGGAACGAATATTTTACGTGGCTTCTCCCGCGAACGTTTCTCCGGCGATGCTGCAATTATGGCGGGGGCAGAAATAAAAATGCCTGTTGCCAAACTAAATATAATAATCCCGGGTGTATTAGGTTTTTCTGCACATGCTGAGACTGGCAGGGTATTTTATTCCAAAGAAAATTCTTCGGATAAATGGCACCCGGCAGCGGGTAGTGGCGTGTGGGTGTCTTATCTTCAGGAAAGTTTAATTTTAAATTTTACTTTCTCCGCTTCAAAAGAAACAAAACATATTTATCTAACAACTGGATTTATGCTTTAG